GTAAGCACCGCCCTCAGCACGTGGTTGTGGTGGAAATCTTCCAGCAGGTCAACACCGTCATAATACGTGGTGTAATTGTGCTGATCATAGATAAGCCCGTTTTCCAGTACATAAACCACCAGCTTCAGGTTGCTGAAGTTGCTGCTGAACTTTACGTTCACATTCACATTCATCGTGCTGCCGCTAACCGATGTTTCCAGCGCCAGTCCCATTTTAGGATTATTGCCCTGCGTAAGCCCGATTACCTGCGCAATATTTTCCGGTTCAGGGAAAGTCCATTGCGTTTTGCGGTTCAGGAAGCCTTTAGGGTATCCCTCGGCGCCAAGTGTATTTTCAAGTTCCGAAGTATCGTAATTGTATGGGTCATATACAGAACTCGAAACATTTGAACTCGGCCTGTGTATGGATACTGCCACTACTTTGTCGCTTTGCTGCTTAGCCAACTCGATGCCGTAAGCCACGCGTGGGCAGTAGCCACACCATGTGCCGGTATAGTCCTCAATAAGCACACGTTTTACAAAATTGGTCTCGGAGCCATCATGATAGTGTACAGTTATCGTATCTGAAACCGTCCCGATCACTGCCTTAATCTTAAAATCACCTGTTTCAGACGATGTAAGGGTATTTCCCTCGATCGGAGAGCCATTTACAGAAAAATCCGCTTCACCGGTCACATCATTGTTGTTATTATCTTTTACCGTAAAAGTAACGGTCTCCCCGGTGATCTTTATGGAACTGTCAGCAGTCAGCACAACGCCCTCTACCGACTTTAGTACCGTATAATCCGTTGAGCAGCCACAAAAAGCGAACGCGATAAATAGCAGTATAATATTCTTTTTCATTGTCATTCATTGCAGCCGGTTAGGCTGGTATTTAATTTTTTACGATCCTTATCTGCGAAGACTTGTTGTCTTCGGTGGTAAACCTTGCAAAATAAACCGCAGCGCTGAG
Above is a genomic segment from Flavobacterium album containing:
- a CDS encoding Omp28-related outer membrane protein; its protein translation is MKKNIILLFIAFAFCGCSTDYTVLKSVEGVVLTADSSIKITGETVTFTVKDNNNNDVTGEADFSVNGSPIEGNTLTSSETGDFKIKAVIGTVSDTITVHYHDGSETNFVKRVLIEDYTGTWCGYCPRVAYGIELAKQQSDKVVAVSIHRPSSNVSSSVYDPYNYDTSELENTLGAEGYPKGFLNRKTQWTFPEPENIAQVIGLTQGNNPKMGLALETSVSGSTMNVNVNVKFSSNFSNLKLVVYVLENGLIYDQHNYTTYYDGVDLLEDFHHNHVLRAVLTPLLGEAIDSSETVVNNVYTKSFSVPVPANIANAANIEFVAFVIDANGNAVNVREAFPNVSQDFEEL